A single Anas platyrhynchos isolate ZD024472 breed Pekin duck chromosome 17, IASCAAS_PekinDuck_T2T, whole genome shotgun sequence DNA region contains:
- the LOC119718684 gene encoding killer cell lectin-like receptor subfamily F member 1 isoform X1, with protein sequence MEDEDGYMALDRRCKWDAAERPGPLRDAGPATRDPEPGFAPRWIRTPMRSPRCLLGALVAVLLLSFAICVSWLLVERHQGAVGCGNASQGQSFATLGCTHLGLRTSLCPPGDGGGCELCPVGWTLHRRKCFWVTSKSSSWRESRENCSHQRAQLLVPEDQGELDFLNRVIQKPTRYFWIGLSQPSVGMAWTWLDGSRLDQSRFNLSTPNASGACGALREDRIISETCGSALAWICQKEAVLL encoded by the exons ATGGAGGATGAGGATGGCTACATGGCCTTGGACAGGCGATGCAAGTGGGATGCTGCGGAGAGGCCGGGACCCCTCCGGGACGCAG GCCCTGCCACGAGGGACCCCGAGCCAGGCTTCGCCCCCCGGTGGATTCGCACCCCCATGCGATCCCCCCGCTGCCTCCTCGGGGCCCTGGTGGCCgttctgctgctgtcctttgcGATATGCG TGTCGTGGCTGCTGGTGGAGAGGCaccagggggctgtggggtgcggGAACGCGTCGCAGGGACAAAGTTTTGccaccctgggctgcacccaCCTGGGGCTGAGGACGAGCTTGTGCCCCCCCGGAG ACGGTGGGGGCTGCGAGCTGTGCCCCGTGGGGTGGACGCTGCACAGGAGGAAGTGTTTTTGGGTCACCAGCAAGAGCAGCTCCTGGAGGGAGAGCCGAGAGAACTGCAGCCATCAGAGAGCCCAGCTGCTGGTGCCAGAGGACCAGGGCGAGCTG GACTTCCTAAATCGAGTCATACAGAAACCCACACGCTACTTCTGGATCGGCCTCTCCCAGCCCTCTGTGGGGATGGCTTGGACCTGGCTGGATGGCTCCCGCCTGGACCAGAGCCG GTTCAACCTGAGCACCCCGAACGCCAGCGGAGCCTgcggggcgctgagggaggACAGGATCATCTCGGAAACCTGCGGCTCCGCCTTGGCGTGGATCTGCCAGAAAGAGGCCGTCCTGCTCTGA
- the LOC119718684 gene encoding killer cell lectin-like receptor subfamily B member 1B allele C isoform X2 gives MEDEDGYMALDRRCKWDAAERPGPLRDAGPATRDPEPGFAPRWIRTPMRSPRCLLGALVAVLLLSFAICDGGGCELCPVGWTLHRRKCFWVTSKSSSWRESRENCSHQRAQLLVPEDQGELDFLNRVIQKPTRYFWIGLSQPSVGMAWTWLDGSRLDQSRFNLSTPNASGACGALREDRIISETCGSALAWICQKEAVLL, from the exons ATGGAGGATGAGGATGGCTACATGGCCTTGGACAGGCGATGCAAGTGGGATGCTGCGGAGAGGCCGGGACCCCTCCGGGACGCAG GCCCTGCCACGAGGGACCCCGAGCCAGGCTTCGCCCCCCGGTGGATTCGCACCCCCATGCGATCCCCCCGCTGCCTCCTCGGGGCCCTGGTGGCCgttctgctgctgtcctttgcGATATGCG ACGGTGGGGGCTGCGAGCTGTGCCCCGTGGGGTGGACGCTGCACAGGAGGAAGTGTTTTTGGGTCACCAGCAAGAGCAGCTCCTGGAGGGAGAGCCGAGAGAACTGCAGCCATCAGAGAGCCCAGCTGCTGGTGCCAGAGGACCAGGGCGAGCTG GACTTCCTAAATCGAGTCATACAGAAACCCACACGCTACTTCTGGATCGGCCTCTCCCAGCCCTCTGTGGGGATGGCTTGGACCTGGCTGGATGGCTCCCGCCTGGACCAGAGCCG GTTCAACCTGAGCACCCCGAACGCCAGCGGAGCCTgcggggcgctgagggaggACAGGATCATCTCGGAAACCTGCGGCTCCGCCTTGGCGTGGATCTGCCAGAAAGAGGCCGTCCTGCTCTGA
- the LOC139998916 gene encoding C-type lectin domain family 2 member B-like, whose translation MNPDTSLTAMEKEVCENTHPKQEVLNPPRDEEKQCKWGSSPHGMEKKCRHVKKLLAPLCVVLTVLVLALVVALVVVQLQSCSSHPQFSHMCPATWIGFQSKCYYFSENETNWKTSLEKCKAMEASLTSIDSLEELDFIKRYMGRANHWLGLHEDVNGQWRWTNGTAFNNWFEVWGGGPCAYINQEKITSALCNTEKYWICSKPNNYVKWRQKIYPE comes from the exons ATGAATCCTGATACTTCCTTGACGGCCATGGAGAAAGAAGTCTGTGAAAATACTCACCCCAAGCAAGAAGTGCTGAACCCtccaagagatgaggaaaagcaaTGCAAATGGG GCTCCAGCCCCCATgggatggaaaagaaatgtcGTCATGTAAAAAAGCTCCTGGCTCCGCTGTGTGTCGTGCTGACTGTCCTTGTCCTCGCTCTGGTGGTGGCCTTGGTTG TTGTGCAGCTGCAGTCTTGCTCATCACATCCCCAATTCTCCCACATGTGCCCAGCCACATGGATCGGCTTCCAAAGCAAGTGCTACTATTTCTCAGAGAATGAAACCAACTGGAAAACCAGCTTGGAGAAGTGCAAGGCCATGGAAGCCTCCCTAACCTCCATAGACAGCCTGGAGGAACTG GATTTCATCAAGCGCTACATGGGCCGAGCAAACCACTGGTTGGGGCTGCACGAGGATGTCAACGGCCAGTGGAGGTGGACCAACGGCACAGCCTTCAACAACTG GTTTGAGGTGTGGGGAGGTGGTCCTTGTGCGTACATAAACCAGGAGAAGATCACCTCAGCCCTCTGCAACACGGAGAAATACTGGATCTGCAGCAAGCCCAACAACTACGTCAAGTGGAGGCAAAAGATTTACCCCGAATAA